GGCAGGGGGCCTGGCGGCGTCGCGCGGTGGCGCGGGAGGTGGGCATTGTGGGCAAGCTCTCTGTTCTTGTGGGGAAGGAACTCAGGCAGGTCAGGTGGGTCCTGTGGGTGGGCCTGGCCGTGACCCTCGTGTTCGGCCTGTCACTTCCCTATTTTTATCGGTTCATGGCTCGGATGGCACCTTCCCTGGGAATGCTGCCCGGTGACCTGGGCGAACTCTTCCGCCAGCAGCTGGCGGACTACCGGGTGTACCTGTGGGCGAACTGGTACGCCAAGAACCTCTATCAGAACCTGACGGTGATCGCGCTGATCCTGGGTGCGGGCGCGGTGGCCGGGGAACGCAGCCGGGGGACCCTGCCTTTCCTGCTCACCCTGCCGGTGACCAGGCGGCAGGTGATCACGGCCAAGGTCGTTGCCGGTGCCGCGGTCCTTGCTGCGTGCACCGTGGTCCCCACGCTCGCCGTGTGGGCGAGTTCCCCCTGGCTCGGTGGCCAGCGTGCCTTCGGCACTTTCCTCCTGGGAATGCCGACGGCCTGGGCGGGGGCTCTGGTGGTGCTGGCCGTGGCCATGCTGGCTTCGGCGTTCACCGA
The Bacillota bacterium DNA segment above includes these coding regions:
- a CDS encoding ABC transporter permease subunit, with the protein product MRVGGRGTLCGWRAVRRVARWQGAWRRRAVAREVGIVGKLSVLVGKELRQVRWVLWVGLAVTLVFGLSLPYFYRFMARMAPSLGMLPGDLGELFRQQLADYRVYLWANWYAKNLYQNLTVIALILGAGAVAGERSRGTLPFLLTLPVTRRQVITAKVVAGAAVLAACTVVPTLAVWASSPWLGGQRAFGTFLLGMPTAWAGALVVLAVAMLASAFTEDVVKAGIAATVACLVLAVPGWFRSSYRLSIFWHMKGFPIAMGQGFPWLSLLVLLGLAFLLLWAGAVLVARRDL